Proteins from a single region of Mucilaginibacter daejeonensis:
- a CDS encoding polysaccharide biosynthesis/export family protein, with translation MKNTKLGIFILLVIITYTFSACQSINRLRYFSKAPGQSDTLRVPEATPSTIQPGDILGVMVVSLNSEASKFFNPFPTLATPTTQTSTIASLNASESAGFLVDTKGNIELPLIGELKVQGLNTLEIKDLIKEKLKPYLKGPNVIVRVLNYRITIMGEVKQPSVYVIPNERITVIEALNLAGDLTELGKRDNIMVIRDVEGKKVVGHLNLNDRSVFNSKYYYLYANDIVYVEPIPGKALASSFLSRVLPIAVSTISLLILILVNLK, from the coding sequence ATGAAAAACACCAAACTTGGAATATTTATTCTACTGGTCATCATAACCTATACTTTTTCAGCGTGTCAAAGCATCAACCGATTGAGGTATTTTTCTAAGGCGCCCGGACAGTCAGATACCCTGAGGGTCCCGGAGGCTACACCATCAACCATACAGCCGGGTGATATATTGGGCGTAATGGTGGTTTCCTTAAACTCTGAAGCGAGTAAATTCTTTAACCCTTTTCCAACTTTAGCAACTCCAACGACTCAAACATCAACTATAGCTTCTTTGAATGCGTCTGAGTCAGCTGGCTTTTTAGTCGATACGAAGGGCAACATTGAACTTCCGCTCATAGGTGAATTGAAGGTACAAGGCTTAAATACCTTGGAAATCAAAGACCTGATTAAAGAAAAATTAAAGCCATATTTGAAGGGGCCGAACGTTATCGTCCGGGTACTTAATTATCGTATCACGATTATGGGGGAGGTAAAGCAGCCATCTGTATACGTGATACCTAATGAACGTATAACTGTTATAGAAGCATTGAACCTAGCAGGGGACCTAACCGAATTAGGTAAGCGGGATAACATTATGGTGATTCGCGATGTAGAAGGTAAGAAAGTGGTAGGTCATCTGAACCTGAATGACCGTTCTGTATTTAATTCAAAATATTATTATTTGTATGCTAATGATATCGTTTATGTGGAGCCAATACCTGGCAAGGCACTTGCGTCGAGTTTCTTAAGTAGAGTGCTTCCGATCGCTGTCAGTACAATATCGTTGCTGATATTAATTTTGGTTAACCTTAAATAA
- a CDS encoding DUF3467 domain-containing protein: MAETNVEQLNIELTEEVAEGIYSNLAVITHSSAEFVLDFIRVMPGVPKAKVKSRIILTPEHAKRLLTALEENIDKFEATNGRIKVDSESSGFPMNFGGTIGEA; this comes from the coding sequence ATGGCTGAGACCAACGTAGAACAACTGAATATAGAATTAACTGAAGAAGTAGCGGAGGGTATCTATTCTAATCTTGCTGTTATAACACACTCAAGCGCTGAATTTGTCTTGGATTTTATAAGAGTGATGCCGGGTGTTCCCAAGGCTAAGGTGAAGTCACGAATCATACTTACACCTGAACATGCTAAACGGCTATTAACAGCATTAGAGGAGAATATTGACAAATTTGAAGCGACCAATGGTCGTATCAAAGTCGACAGCGAGTCATCCGGGTTTCCTATGAACTTTGGTGGAACAATTGGCGAAGCATAG
- the rpoC gene encoding DNA-directed RNA polymerase subunit beta', producing the protein MSYKKDNKIKSNFTTITISLASPESILERSSGEVLKPETINYRTYKPERDGLFCERIFGPVKDYECHCGKYKRIRYKGIVCDRCGVEVTEKKVRRERMGHINLVVPVAHIWYFRSLPNKIGYLLGLPTKKLDLIIYYERYVVIQPGIKEGDGISKMDFLTEEEYLDVLDTLPKENQYLDDKDPQKFVAKMGAEALEELLKRIDLDQLSYDLRHQAANETSQQRKNEALKRLQVVEAFRDAQGRIDNNPEWMIVKIVPVIPPELRPLVPLEGGRFATSDLNDLYRRVIIRNNRLKRLIEIKAPEVILRNEKRMLQEAVDSLFDNSRKVNAVKTEGNRALKSLSDILKGKQGRFRQNLLGKRVDYSARSVIVVGPNLKLHECGLPKDMAAELFKPFIIRKMIERGVVKTVKSAKKIVDRKDPLVWDILENVLKGHPVLLNRAPTLHRLGIQAFQPKLVEGKAIQLHPLTCTAFNADFDGDQMAVHVPLGNAAILEAQILMLASHNILNPANGTPITVPSQDMVLGLYYITKGRKTDEQRVVKGQGLSFYSAEEVIIAYNEKKVDLHAFIEVKANVKERDGSIVNKLIETTVGRVLFNQHVPAEVGYINELLTKKSLRDIIGEVVKITGMARAAQFLDDIKELGFQMAFRGGLSFNLQDVNIPAQKVDLIQQASREVEEVMNNYNMGFITNNERYNQIIDIWTRINNRLTANVMEILSTDNQGFNSVYMMLDSGARGSKEQIRQLAGMRGLMAKPQKSGSGGEIIENPILSNFKEGLSVLEYFISTHGARKGLADTALKTADAGYLTRRLHDVAQDMIVGETDCGTLRGIFTTALKDNEDIVEPLYDRILGRTSLHDVFDPLTNELLVSAGQDIDEDIAKRVENSPLEGIEIRSVLTCESKRGVCALCYGRNLATGKRVQAGEAVGVIAAQSIGEPGTQLTLRTFHVGGTASNIAAESQISARYDGIIEFENVRTVPFETEEDGTVEVVLGRSGEFRIIEPGSNKVIMTNNIPYGSYLYIKDGSKITKGERICSWDPYNAVIISEFAGTAKFDAVLEGITFREESDEQTGHREKVIIDTRDKTKNPVIQIAERGGDIIKGYNIPVGAHIAIEEGEKIQTGQVIAKIPRSTGKTRDITGGLPRVTELFEARNPSNPAVVTEIDGVVTLGGVKRGNREITIESRDGQVKKYLVPLSKHILVQDNDFIKAGMPLSDGSISPADILAIKGPAAVQEYLVNGIQEVYRLQGVKINDKHFEVIVHQMMQKVAIEDPGDTRFLEKESVDSWDFMIENDEIFDKKVVVDPGDSANLKPGQIVSLRKLRDENSVLKRKDQKLVEVRDAIAATSSPILQGITRASLGTKSFISAASFQETTKVLNEAAIAGKRDLMLGLKENVIVGHLIPSGTGLRAYDNIRVGSQEEFDRLMASKTEDVEA; encoded by the coding sequence ATGTCTTACAAAAAAGATAATAAAATAAAAAGCAACTTCACCACCATCACCATCAGCTTAGCCTCTCCGGAGTCTATCCTGGAGCGTTCGAGCGGTGAGGTTTTGAAACCTGAGACCATCAACTACCGGACCTACAAACCCGAGCGTGATGGTTTATTTTGCGAAAGGATCTTCGGTCCGGTAAAAGATTACGAGTGCCATTGCGGTAAATACAAACGTATCCGTTACAAGGGTATCGTGTGTGACCGTTGCGGTGTTGAAGTTACCGAGAAGAAGGTTCGTCGTGAGCGTATGGGCCACATCAACCTGGTGGTGCCTGTTGCGCACATCTGGTACTTCCGTTCGTTACCGAATAAGATCGGTTACTTACTGGGCTTACCTACCAAAAAATTGGACCTGATCATTTACTACGAGCGTTATGTAGTAATTCAACCAGGTATCAAAGAAGGTGACGGCATATCGAAAATGGACTTCCTTACTGAGGAAGAATACCTGGATGTGTTAGATACCTTGCCAAAAGAGAACCAGTACCTTGATGACAAAGATCCACAGAAATTTGTTGCTAAGATGGGTGCTGAGGCTCTGGAAGAGTTATTGAAACGTATCGACCTGGATCAGTTATCATATGATCTGCGTCACCAGGCAGCTAACGAGACCTCTCAGCAACGTAAGAACGAAGCCTTAAAACGCCTTCAGGTGGTTGAGGCTTTCCGCGATGCTCAAGGCCGTATAGATAACAACCCTGAGTGGATGATCGTGAAGATCGTTCCTGTTATTCCGCCTGAGTTGCGTCCGTTAGTGCCGTTGGAAGGTGGCCGTTTCGCTACTTCCGATCTTAACGACCTTTACCGTCGTGTGATCATTCGTAACAACCGTTTGAAACGCTTGATCGAGATCAAAGCACCAGAAGTGATATTACGTAACGAAAAACGTATGCTGCAGGAAGCTGTGGATTCGTTGTTCGATAACTCACGTAAAGTGAACGCTGTTAAAACTGAAGGTAACCGTGCTCTTAAATCACTTTCAGACATCCTGAAAGGTAAACAAGGCCGTTTCCGTCAGAACTTATTGGGTAAACGTGTGGATTACTCTGCCCGTTCGGTAATTGTTGTAGGTCCTAACCTGAAATTACACGAGTGCGGTTTACCTAAAGATATGGCTGCCGAGCTGTTCAAACCATTTATCATACGTAAGATGATCGAGCGTGGTGTGGTTAAAACGGTAAAGTCAGCTAAAAAGATCGTTGATCGCAAAGACCCATTGGTTTGGGATATTTTGGAGAACGTATTGAAAGGTCACCCTGTGTTACTTAACCGTGCACCTACGCTGCACCGTTTAGGTATCCAGGCCTTCCAGCCAAAACTGGTAGAAGGTAAAGCGATCCAGCTGCACCCACTGACCTGTACCGCATTCAACGCCGACTTTGACGGTGACCAGATGGCCGTGCACGTGCCGCTTGGTAACGCCGCAATTTTGGAAGCCCAGATCTTGATGCTTGCATCGCACAACATCCTTAACCCTGCTAACGGTACACCTATCACTGTACCATCGCAAGACATGGTTTTGGGTCTTTACTACATTACTAAAGGCCGTAAAACAGATGAGCAGCGCGTGGTTAAAGGACAAGGCCTCTCTTTCTACTCAGCCGAAGAGGTGATCATTGCCTACAACGAGAAGAAAGTAGACCTGCATGCCTTTATCGAGGTAAAAGCTAATGTTAAAGAACGCGATGGCAGCATCGTGAATAAATTGATCGAGACCACCGTAGGTCGTGTACTGTTCAACCAACATGTACCAGCCGAGGTAGGTTACATCAACGAACTGTTGACCAAGAAGTCACTTCGTGATATTATTGGTGAGGTGGTTAAGATCACCGGTATGGCCCGTGCCGCACAGTTCCTTGACGATATTAAGGAATTAGGTTTCCAAATGGCATTCCGTGGTGGTTTGTCATTCAACCTGCAGGATGTGAACATCCCTGCGCAAAAGGTAGACCTGATCCAACAAGCGTCACGCGAAGTTGAAGAGGTAATGAACAACTATAACATGGGTTTCATTACCAACAACGAGCGTTACAACCAGATCATCGATATCTGGACCCGTATCAACAACCGTTTGACCGCCAACGTAATGGAGATCCTGTCTACCGACAACCAAGGCTTCAACTCGGTTTACATGATGTTGGATTCAGGTGCCCGTGGTTCTAAAGAGCAGATCCGTCAGCTGGCTGGTATGCGTGGTCTGATGGCCAAGCCTCAAAAATCAGGTTCAGGCGGCGAGATCATTGAGAACCCGATCTTGTCGAACTTTAAAGAAGGTCTGTCGGTATTAGAGTACTTTATTTCTACTCACGGTGCCCGTAAAGGTTTGGCGGATACGGCTTTGAAAACGGCGGATGCTGGTTACTTGACCCGTCGTTTACATGACGTTGCCCAGGATATGATCGTTGGTGAGACCGATTGCGGTACATTGCGTGGTATCTTCACTACGGCATTGAAAGATAATGAGGATATCGTAGAGCCTTTATACGATCGTATATTGGGCCGTACCTCACTTCACGATGTATTTGATCCACTTACTAACGAACTGTTGGTATCTGCCGGTCAGGACATCGATGAGGATATCGCTAAACGTGTAGAGAACTCTCCGCTGGAAGGTATCGAGATCCGTTCGGTACTGACCTGCGAAAGCAAACGTGGTGTTTGTGCGCTTTGCTACGGCCGTAACCTGGCCACTGGTAAACGCGTTCAGGCTGGTGAGGCGGTAGGTGTTATCGCTGCACAGTCTATCGGTGAGCCGGGTACACAGTTAACACTTCGTACCTTCCACGTGGGTGGTACCGCGTCTAACATCGCGGCTGAATCACAGATCAGTGCACGTTATGACGGTATCATCGAATTCGAGAACGTACGTACCGTACCTTTCGAGACCGAGGAAGATGGTACAGTTGAGGTAGTTCTGGGTCGTTCGGGCGAGTTCCGCATCATTGAGCCAGGCAGCAACAAGGTGATCATGACCAATAACATCCCTTACGGTTCTTACCTGTACATCAAAGATGGCAGCAAGATCACTAAAGGTGAGCGTATCTGTTCATGGGATCCGTACAACGCGGTGATCATCTCTGAGTTCGCCGGTACTGCTAAATTCGATGCTGTATTAGAAGGTATCACCTTCCGTGAGGAATCTGACGAACAAACCGGTCACCGTGAAAAAGTGATCATCGATACTCGTGATAAGACAAAGAACCCTGTTATCCAGATCGCGGAACGTGGCGGTGACATCATTAAAGGATACAACATCCCGGTTGGTGCACACATCGCTATCGAAGAAGGCGAGAAGATACAGACAGGTCAGGTGATCGCTAAGATCCCACGTTCTACCGGTAAGACCCGAGATATTACCGGCGGTCTTCCACGTGTTACGGAGTTGTTCGAGGCTCGTAACCCATCAAACCCTGCGGTAGTTACCGAGATCGATGGTGTGGTGACCTTAGGTGGTGTGAAACGTGGTAACCGCGAGATCACTATCGAGTCACGTGACGGACAAGTTAAAAAGTACCTGGTGCCGCTTTCTAAGCACATCCTGGTACAGGACAATGACTTTATCAAAGCTGGTATGCCATTGTCTGACGGTTCGATCTCACCTGCCGATATTCTTGCCATCAAAGGTCCTGCAGCTGTTCAGGAATATTTGGTGAATGGTATACAAGAAGTTTACCGTTTGCAAGGTGTGAAGATCAACGATAAACACTTTGAGGTTATCGTACACCAAATGATGCAGAAAGTAGCTATCGAAGATCCGGGAGATACCCGTTTCTTAGAAAAAGAATCTGTTGATAGCTGGGATTTCATGATCGAGAACGACGAGATATTCGACAAGAAAGTTGTTGTTGATCCGGGAGACTCGGCCAACCTGAAACCAGGCCAGATCGTATCGTTACGTAAACTGCGTGATGAGAACTCGGTACTGAAACGTAAAGATCAGAAACTGGTTGAGGTTCGCGATGCTATCGCAGCCACTTCAAGCCCGATCCTGCAGGGTATCACCCGTGCATCATTAGGTACTAAGTCTTTCATCTCGGCCGCATCGTTCCAGGAGACCACCAAGGTATTGAACGAAGCTGCTATAGCTGGTAAACGTGACCTGATGCTTGGTTTGAAAGAGAACGTGATCGTAGGTCACCTGATCCCGTCAGGTACCGGTCTGCGTGCTTACGACAACATCCGCGTAGGTTCACAAGAGGAATTCGATCGCCTGATGGCATCGAAGACCGAAGATGTAGAAGCATAA
- a CDS encoding alpha-1,3-mannosyltransferase family protein — translation MKKKPMSSSRGIYLVANKRSEQFCENLIYTIRQFGCSLPIKVIHFGGEPVTSSYITAEAQLVTAKDFSPEANRFVEQVAERISDCPRGFLYRFLAWFGEREEFIYSDNDIVALCDWTELFEHLQSNDLVHADQEYITEGIYNFVQPKKATEIFGTDALEQAITAGHFAARRSHKQVDDIIKALDWFEQNPSIPKKHDQTLMHIAILLGEWKVLNICKPPHDWASSWAGDHPNSFEVIKLIQTGQVLDRTQSIDHLMLASSTAEQRLKQIVTEGMS, via the coding sequence TTGAAAAAAAAACCTATGTCGAGCAGTCGAGGAATATACTTGGTCGCTAATAAAAGAAGCGAGCAGTTCTGTGAGAACCTGATCTACACCATCCGTCAATTCGGCTGTTCACTACCCATTAAAGTCATCCATTTTGGTGGCGAACCAGTGACCTCTTCTTATATTACCGCTGAAGCTCAACTGGTCACGGCAAAAGATTTTTCTCCTGAAGCCAACCGATTTGTTGAGCAAGTAGCTGAGCGGATCAGCGACTGTCCAAGAGGCTTCCTGTACCGCTTTTTGGCTTGGTTCGGCGAACGTGAAGAGTTTATCTACAGCGATAATGATATCGTAGCTTTGTGTGATTGGACGGAGCTCTTTGAGCACTTACAAAGCAATGACCTTGTTCATGCTGATCAGGAATACATCACGGAAGGCATTTATAATTTTGTTCAGCCTAAAAAGGCGACTGAAATATTCGGAACGGATGCTTTAGAGCAGGCCATCACTGCCGGGCATTTCGCCGCTCGCCGTAGTCACAAGCAAGTGGACGATATTATTAAGGCCTTAGATTGGTTTGAGCAAAATCCTTCGATACCTAAAAAACATGACCAGACACTGATGCATATTGCCATCTTACTGGGCGAATGGAAGGTCTTGAATATATGCAAACCTCCTCATGATTGGGCAAGTTCTTGGGCCGGTGACCATCCTAATTCTTTTGAGGTGATCAAATTGATACAGACTGGCCAAGTACTAGACAGAACGCAATCTATAGATCACCTCATGCTCGCCTCGTCGACTGCTGAACAACGCTTGAAACAGATAGTTACTGAAGGAATGAGTTAA